A window of Vicia villosa cultivar HV-30 ecotype Madison, WI unplaced genomic scaffold, Vvil1.0 ctg.000541F_1_1_2_unsc, whole genome shotgun sequence contains these coding sequences:
- the LOC131629283 gene encoding PHD finger protein ALFIN-LIKE 1-like has protein sequence MEMASSPRSVEEIFKDFSARRDGIVRALTQDVDEFYTLCDPDKDNLCLYGHSNESWEVTLPAEEVPPELPEPALGINFARDGMNRRDWLSLVAVHSDSWLLSVAFYLGARLNRNERKRLFSMINELPTVFEVVTDRKPVKDNKPTVDSGSKSRGSTKRSSDGQVKSIPKLADDQGYEEEEDEHSETLCGSCGGNYNADEFWIGCDICERWYHGKCVKITPAKAESIKQYKCPSCSMKRGRP, from the exons ATGGAAATGGCGTCAAGTCCTCGCTCCGTTGAAGAGATCTTCAAGGATTTCAGTGCTCGTCGAGACGGTATCGTTCGTGCTTTAACTCAAG ATGTTGATGAATTCTACACTCTCTGTGATCCAG ATAAGGATAACTTGTGCCTGTATGGACATTCAAATGAATCATGGGAAGTGACTCTTCCAGCAGAGGAGGTTCCACCTGAGCTTCCGGAGCCAGCTCTTGGAATCAATTTTGCGAGGGATGGAATGAATCGTAGGGACTGGCTTTCTCTTGTTGCTGTGCACAGTGATTCGTGGTTGCTTTCTGTGGCTTTTTATCTTGGAGCTCGTCTTAACCGCAATGAAAG GAAACGTTTATTTAGCATGATCAATGAGCTTCCAactgtttttgaagttgtaaCTGACAGGAAGCCAGTAAAGGACAACAAGCCCACTGTAGACAGTGGAAGCAAATCTCGGGGCAGCACCAAG AGATCAAGTGATGGGCAAGTCAAAAGCATCCCAAAGTTGGCAGATGATCAAGGTTATGAGGAGGAAGAAGACGAGCACAGTGAAACCCTTTGCGGGAGCTGCGGTGGAAACTACAATGCAGATGAATTTTGGATTGGCTGTGATATATGCGAGAGGTGGTACCATGGGAAGTGCGTGAAGATTACTCCTGCAAAAGCTGAGAGCATAAAGCAATACAAATGCCCATCATGCAGCATGAAGAGGGGCAGGCCCTAA